One genomic segment of Streptomyces sp. NBC_00239 includes these proteins:
- a CDS encoding ASCH domain-containing protein, protein MELARRTIDAHTDAGPDEDGIHTMGAAVMAADYRMFAGVNLYHFTGGPCAELVALGAARAQGARQMRCIVAVGNHGRGVIGPCGRDRQVFVDYYPTMRVIVPTPAGPRSVLAADLMPLTQRWTPEGMASLDPSLYQDPETAGPPIIRFNPRYLEDVRSGAKTKTTRFRDPAQLGPARLVFESDPEVVLLAEVTGIRHCLVSDLTNQDAQAEGLTTATELREGLKGHYPDLAGTDEVDVITFQINDKTGAA, encoded by the coding sequence GTGGAGCTGGCACGCCGCACAATAGACGCCCATACGGACGCCGGGCCCGACGAAGACGGGATCCACACGATGGGGGCTGCGGTCATGGCCGCCGACTACCGGATGTTCGCTGGCGTGAACCTCTACCACTTCACCGGCGGACCCTGCGCCGAACTCGTGGCTCTGGGAGCCGCACGAGCCCAGGGCGCCCGCCAGATGCGCTGCATCGTTGCCGTGGGAAACCACGGGCGGGGGGTCATCGGCCCGTGCGGGCGTGATCGGCAGGTCTTCGTGGACTACTACCCCACCATGCGCGTCATCGTGCCTACGCCTGCGGGGCCCAGGTCCGTTCTCGCCGCCGACCTGATGCCGCTTACCCAGCGATGGACCCCGGAAGGCATGGCCAGTCTCGACCCATCGCTCTACCAAGACCCCGAGACGGCCGGTCCCCCGATCATCCGGTTCAACCCCCGCTACCTTGAAGACGTCCGCTCTGGCGCGAAGACCAAGACCACCCGCTTCCGGGACCCGGCCCAGCTCGGGCCAGCACGGCTGGTGTTTGAAAGCGACCCCGAAGTCGTCCTGCTGGCAGAGGTGACCGGTATCAGGCACTGCCTGGTCAGCGACCTGACCAACCAGGACGCCCAAGCCGAGGGGCTGACGACCGCAACCGAACTCCGGGAAGGCCTCAAGGGCCACTACCCAGATCTGGCGGGAACCGACGAAGTCGACGTGATCACCTTCCAGATCAACGACAAGACAGGCGCTGCTTAA
- a CDS encoding uridine kinase family protein: MIQNPASRPLLLIGGGAGSGKTSLARALADNIPGAGLVHLDLCYHQDVDLAPSTPRLDGQPGHAIDFSDPQALGPARVKAALDMHAGAPLVVVEGIFALALPELREQASWSFFVDTPADLRVVRKTIRKISEGKDPLPGLLGYANTVRAFDTHIEPTRAQADIVLDGTQPIADLAAQVLKRLKP, from the coding sequence GTGATCCAGAACCCGGCATCGCGCCCTCTCCTCCTGATCGGCGGCGGTGCCGGATCCGGCAAGACCTCGCTCGCCCGCGCCCTGGCGGACAACATCCCCGGCGCGGGCCTGGTGCATCTCGACCTCTGCTACCACCAGGACGTCGACCTCGCCCCGAGCACCCCCCGCCTCGACGGACAGCCCGGCCACGCCATCGACTTCAGTGATCCGCAGGCACTCGGCCCCGCCCGGGTCAAAGCCGCCCTCGACATGCACGCCGGGGCGCCGCTGGTCGTCGTGGAGGGGATCTTCGCCCTCGCGCTCCCCGAGCTCAGAGAACAGGCGAGCTGGTCCTTCTTCGTCGATACGCCGGCGGACCTCCGTGTCGTCCGCAAGACGATCCGCAAGATCAGCGAAGGCAAAGACCCCCTGCCCGGACTCCTCGGATACGCCAACACCGTGCGCGCCTTCGACACCCACATCGAACCCACTCGTGCCCAGGCCGACATCGTCCTCGACGGCACACAGCCCATCGCCGACCTCGCCGCACAGGTGCTGAAACGCCTGAAGCCGTAG
- a CDS encoding SDR family oxidoreductase, which translates to MANQNSTIQNTQNTQNTVQAGPAGPLTGRVALVAGATRGAGRAQAVELGRAGATVYVTGRTTRDRASEVGRTTETIEETAELVTAAGGTGIAVPTDHLDEAQVRALVERIDREYGRLDILVNDLWGGEHLLVTSVFGKKSWETPLADGLRILELGVRSHVITAALLLPLLIRSDAPLHVEVTDGTAHFNRRYRENIYYDLAKNAPIRLAFGLGQELAPYGGAAVAVSPGFLRSEQMLSHFGVSEENWRDAVAQEPAFAIAESPRYLARAVAALAADQDRAQRWNGKSTSSGELARAYGVTDVDGSRPDAWAYFEDVTYGGKEASAEDYRWSSPSSGDAVPGAAW; encoded by the coding sequence ATGGCGAACCAGAACAGCACGATCCAGAACACTCAGAACACTCAGAACACCGTGCAGGCCGGCCCAGCGGGGCCGCTCACGGGGCGGGTCGCGCTCGTGGCGGGTGCTACCCGCGGGGCGGGACGGGCCCAGGCTGTGGAGCTGGGCCGCGCCGGTGCGACCGTGTACGTCACCGGCCGTACCACCCGGGACCGGGCCAGCGAGGTCGGCCGGACCACCGAGACCATCGAGGAGACCGCCGAACTCGTCACCGCAGCGGGCGGCACCGGAATCGCGGTTCCCACCGACCATCTCGACGAAGCCCAGGTACGCGCCCTCGTCGAGCGGATCGACCGGGAGTACGGGCGGCTCGACATCCTCGTCAACGACCTGTGGGGCGGCGAGCACCTTCTGGTCACCTCGGTGTTCGGGAAGAAGAGCTGGGAGACACCGCTTGCTGACGGCCTGCGGATTCTGGAGCTCGGCGTGCGCTCGCATGTGATCACTGCGGCGCTGCTGCTTCCGCTGCTGATCCGCTCCGACGCGCCGCTGCACGTGGAAGTCACCGACGGCACCGCGCACTTCAACCGCCGCTACCGGGAGAACATCTACTACGACCTGGCGAAGAACGCCCCGATCCGCCTCGCGTTCGGGCTGGGGCAGGAGCTCGCCCCGTACGGGGGCGCGGCGGTCGCGGTCTCGCCGGGCTTCCTGCGCTCGGAGCAGATGCTCTCCCACTTCGGTGTGAGTGAGGAGAACTGGCGCGACGCGGTCGCGCAGGAGCCGGCGTTCGCGATCGCGGAGTCCCCGCGCTACCTGGCCCGTGCGGTCGCGGCACTGGCCGCCGACCAGGACCGCGCGCAGCGGTGGAACGGCAAGTCCACCTCCAGCGGGGAACTCGCCAGGGCGTACGGGGTGACGGACGTGGACGGCAGCCGCCCGGACGCCTGGGCGTACTTCGAGGACGTGACCTACGGCGGCAAGGAAGCCTCCGCCGAGGACTACCGCTGGTCCTCGCCTTCCTCGGGCGACGCTGTCCCGGGGGCGGCCTGGTAG
- a CDS encoding TauD/TfdA family dioxygenase: MDGAGTAGWTRSTPPAPAAFRIPYTHDHAALAGRLRRAVEHGPGFAVVTGTPVADLAVRDAQSFAVEMLDPLGTALLQGRGGEGERAWLVRDEGVSAHTGEGRFHENAYTSKSRGYLHLHNDQAVRPFGQDPDLLALFAHRRARRGGASLLLDGRALYRILAAEHPRALAELGRPYPVDRRHVTPAGGPEVIRVPVFDTGGGRLVVRCNAKRIETAAELTGDRLPAGQRAALDVLKNLLAGPSLRIRVLLDEGDCLLTDDRRVLHGRTAYEDHSDPERRRCLIRLMLRRHPD; encoded by the coding sequence ATGGACGGCGCTGGCACCGCGGGCTGGACCCGGTCGACCCCGCCCGCCCCCGCAGCGTTCCGGATCCCGTATACGCACGACCACGCCGCGCTTGCCGGACGGCTGCGCCGCGCGGTCGAGCACGGCCCCGGCTTCGCGGTGGTGACGGGGACGCCCGTCGCCGACCTGGCCGTCCGGGACGCGCAGTCCTTCGCCGTGGAGATGCTCGACCCGCTCGGCACCGCCCTCCTGCAGGGCCGCGGCGGTGAGGGCGAGAGGGCGTGGCTCGTCCGCGACGAGGGCGTGAGCGCCCACACCGGAGAGGGCCGCTTCCACGAGAACGCGTACACCTCGAAGTCGCGCGGGTACCTCCATCTCCACAACGACCAGGCCGTACGGCCCTTCGGACAGGATCCAGACCTGCTGGCGCTGTTCGCCCACCGCCGCGCCCGCCGGGGCGGGGCCTCCCTCCTCCTCGACGGCCGCGCCCTGTACCGGATCCTGGCCGCAGAGCACCCGCGGGCACTGGCCGAGCTAGGTAGGCCGTACCCGGTCGACCGACGCCACGTCACGCCCGCGGGCGGACCCGAAGTGATACGCGTCCCGGTGTTCGACACGGGCGGCGGGCGCCTGGTCGTACGGTGCAACGCCAAGCGCATCGAAACGGCCGCCGAACTCACCGGAGACCGCTTGCCGGCCGGCCAGCGGGCCGCCCTCGATGTCCTGAAGAACCTCCTGGCCGGGCCGTCCCTGAGGATCCGCGTCCTGCTGGACGAAGGGGACTGCCTGCTCACCGACGACCGCCGCGTCCTCCACGGCCGCACCGCCTACGAGGACCACTCCGACCCCGAGCGCCGACGTTGTCTGATCCGCCTGATGCTCCGCCGGCACCCCGACTGA
- a CDS encoding helix-turn-helix transcriptional regulator, with protein MRAARLIRMALLIQSNPGLTAAALARELEISERTVIRDVQALQEAGVPVRSERGRVGGYFLAAGYRTRLTTLHPSEAETLFLFGLPSALRDLGLSDAAETARLKLTATLLPSVRQAAESSVRRFHLDAPAWFREPATPELLPELARAVWADRAVELSYARPGRDGAPSSAVARVVEPYGLVLKAGTWYAVARIPGEREDHDGGWRTYRVDRITALGPVHGAEEPFVRDSSFDLAAHWDARSAAFARTLLRTTVTVRLTSPGLDRLPAVVDGAAVVDALASASAPDPAGLVTVDLPTESEDVAFDQLARLGADAEVLAPARLRARFRERAAALTALYQAAPGTASPEEGEDQR; from the coding sequence ATGCGTGCCGCCCGCCTGATCCGTATGGCTCTCCTGATCCAGTCGAACCCCGGCCTGACTGCGGCTGCCCTCGCTCGTGAGCTGGAGATCTCCGAGCGGACCGTGATCCGCGACGTCCAGGCGTTGCAGGAGGCCGGCGTCCCCGTCCGGTCGGAGCGGGGCCGGGTGGGCGGGTACTTCCTTGCCGCCGGATACCGGACCCGGCTCACCACGCTCCATCCGAGCGAGGCGGAGACGCTCTTCCTGTTCGGTCTGCCCTCGGCGTTGCGGGACCTGGGGCTGTCGGACGCGGCGGAAACTGCCCGGCTGAAGCTGACCGCGACCCTGCTCCCGTCGGTACGCCAGGCCGCTGAGTCCTCGGTGCGCCGCTTCCACCTCGACGCTCCCGCCTGGTTCCGCGAACCCGCCACCCCGGAACTGCTGCCGGAACTGGCCCGCGCGGTGTGGGCGGACCGGGCCGTCGAGCTGTCGTACGCGCGGCCGGGCCGGGACGGCGCACCGTCCTCTGCCGTGGCGCGGGTGGTGGAGCCGTACGGGCTCGTGCTGAAGGCCGGTACTTGGTACGCCGTGGCCCGCATCCCCGGTGAGCGGGAGGATCATGACGGCGGCTGGCGTACCTACCGGGTCGACCGGATCACTGCCCTCGGCCCCGTTCACGGAGCGGAGGAGCCGTTCGTGCGCGACTCGTCGTTCGACCTGGCCGCGCACTGGGACGCCCGCTCGGCCGCCTTCGCCCGCACCCTGCTGCGCACCACCGTCACAGTCCGGCTGACCAGCCCGGGGCTGGACCGGCTGCCGGCAGTCGTGGACGGGGCTGCCGTCGTGGACGCTCTCGCCTCGGCGAGCGCCCCGGACCCCGCCGGCCTGGTCACCGTCGACCTGCCGACGGAGTCCGAGGACGTCGCCTTCGACCAGTTGGCCCGGCTCGGCGCGGACGCCGAAGTGCTGGCCCCGGCCCGGCTGCGCGCCCGCTTCCGCGAGCGCGCGGCGGCGCTGACCGCGCTCTACCAGGCCGCCCCCGGGACAGCGTCGCCCGAGGAAGGCGAGGACCAGCGGTAG
- a CDS encoding alpha/beta fold hydrolase, which yields MVNFVLVAGARLGAWAWGEVVPYLRAAGHGVHPLTLSGLADKRGVPAGQATHVQDIVAEVERQGLRDVVLVGHSYSGIPVGQAAERIGDRLSRVVFVDSSVPTDGESFASAWPDGGAAVEASIAENGGFWPLAPAAHYDGEGLTDEQIARLVRGSTPHPGASLTEPAVLAGPLGELPATYILCVMPGAEPDDAEPDEDVAELLNSKRWRLVKMDTGHWPMFSQPRELAQILLDAAVE from the coding sequence ATGGTGAATTTCGTGCTGGTTGCAGGTGCACGGCTCGGGGCGTGGGCGTGGGGCGAGGTGGTGCCGTATCTGCGTGCGGCTGGTCACGGCGTCCATCCGTTGACGCTGTCCGGTCTTGCTGACAAGCGGGGTGTACCGGCGGGGCAAGCGACTCACGTCCAGGACATCGTTGCCGAGGTGGAACGCCAGGGTCTGCGTGACGTAGTCCTGGTGGGTCACAGCTATTCGGGCATCCCGGTCGGTCAGGCCGCGGAGCGGATCGGTGACCGACTGTCCCGCGTGGTGTTCGTCGACTCAAGTGTTCCAACTGACGGCGAGTCGTTTGCTTCCGCCTGGCCGGACGGCGGGGCTGCAGTGGAGGCATCGATCGCCGAGAACGGAGGGTTTTGGCCGCTCGCGCCAGCTGCTCATTACGATGGCGAAGGTCTCACCGATGAGCAGATCGCACGCCTCGTGCGTGGCTCGACGCCTCACCCAGGTGCCTCGCTGACCGAGCCCGCTGTGCTGGCGGGGCCGCTCGGTGAACTTCCGGCGACATACATCCTGTGCGTGATGCCGGGGGCCGAGCCAGACGACGCCGAGCCCGACGAAGATGTGGCCGAGCTGCTGAACAGCAAGCGCTGGCGGCTGGTCAAGATGGACACCGGCCATTGGCCGATGTTCTCCCAGCCGCGCGAGCTGGCGCAGATTCTCCTCGATGCTGCCGTGGAGTGA
- a CDS encoding aldo/keto reductase, whose translation MEHRRLGARGPLVPAMGLGCMGMSDFYGPADQREALATIRHALDRGLTHLDTADMYGPFTNEELVGRAIKRRRHEVFLATKFGVVRGPDPTARRIDSTPAHARAACEASLRRLGVDHIDLYYLHRRDPAVPVEDTVGAMQDLVTAGKIRHIGLSEVNSDTLRRACTTAPVAALQSEYSLFTRALEREILPTAHQLGVTLVAYSPLGRGLLTGTLTSTGGLHQDDVRHTQPRFQGAHLAANLTLVQRLRDLAAEAGCTPAQLALAWLLARPERIVPLPGTRRRTHLDDNLAALSVRLTPEQSESVGETIPEASGARSPDLSRLEQ comes from the coding sequence GTGGAGCACAGGAGACTGGGAGCACGAGGCCCGCTCGTGCCGGCCATGGGCCTGGGCTGCATGGGCATGTCCGACTTCTACGGGCCCGCCGACCAGCGCGAGGCGCTCGCAACCATCCGCCACGCCCTCGACCGCGGTCTGACCCACCTCGACACGGCCGACATGTACGGTCCGTTCACCAACGAGGAACTCGTCGGCCGCGCCATCAAGAGGCGCCGCCACGAGGTGTTCCTCGCCACCAAGTTCGGCGTCGTCCGCGGCCCGGACCCCACCGCCCGGCGCATCGACTCCACCCCGGCCCACGCCCGAGCCGCCTGCGAAGCCTCCCTGCGCCGCCTGGGCGTCGACCACATCGACCTCTACTACCTCCACCGCCGCGACCCCGCCGTGCCCGTCGAGGACACCGTCGGCGCGATGCAGGACCTCGTCACCGCCGGAAAGATCCGCCACATCGGCCTCTCCGAGGTCAACTCCGACACCCTGCGCCGCGCCTGCACCACCGCACCCGTCGCCGCCCTCCAGAGCGAGTACTCCCTGTTCACCCGCGCCCTCGAACGGGAGATCCTGCCCACCGCCCACCAACTCGGCGTCACCCTCGTCGCCTACTCACCCCTCGGACGCGGCCTGCTCACCGGTACCCTCACCTCGACCGGCGGCCTCCACCAGGACGACGTCCGCCACACCCAGCCCCGCTTCCAGGGCGCCCACCTCGCCGCCAACCTCACCCTGGTCCAACGCCTGCGCGATCTCGCCGCCGAGGCCGGCTGCACGCCCGCGCAGCTGGCCCTGGCCTGGCTCCTGGCCCGCCCCGAGCGGATCGTCCCGCTCCCGGGGACCCGCCGCCGCACCCACCTCGACGACAATCTCGCCGCCCTGTCCGTACGCCTGACCCCGGAGCAGTCCGAGTCCGTCGGTGAAACCATTCCCGAAGCATCCGGCGCCCGGAGCCCGGACCTGTCCCGCCTGGAGCAGTAG
- a CDS encoding terpene synthase family protein — translation MPQDIEFRLPFPLSVSPDLEGARQRNLGWVRRMGLVGEGRSLEWFASWDMPLLAARGFPYATGPALDLCADAMAFFFVFDDQFDGPLGQDPARAAAVSQQLIDILHGSTPGPAADACSVAFAELWARCIDGAHPGWVARTACEWEYYFATQAHEAIGRLRGTPADMETYLQVRRGIAGTDLPLSLGERAAGITIPAGAFHSPHLRIMRQAAIDVTFMCNDVYSLEKEEARGDMDNLVLVLEHTQACTREEAIAAAVREVDARVERFREQTRQIPAMCLHLGLTGPQRTAVATYAEVMGFWMTGYHAWQTQTRRYTSALQIVPHTGPGYFDEVLGA, via the coding sequence GTGCCGCAGGACATCGAGTTCCGCCTGCCTTTCCCACTCTCGGTCAGCCCGGACCTGGAGGGTGCGCGGCAGCGCAATCTGGGGTGGGTGCGGCGTATGGGTCTGGTCGGGGAGGGCCGGTCGCTGGAGTGGTTCGCGTCGTGGGACATGCCGCTCCTTGCCGCCCGCGGTTTCCCCTACGCGACCGGGCCGGCCCTGGACTTGTGCGCGGACGCAATGGCGTTCTTCTTCGTGTTCGACGACCAGTTCGACGGCCCTCTTGGCCAGGACCCGGCCCGCGCCGCAGCCGTGAGCCAGCAGCTGATCGACATCCTGCACGGCTCTACCCCCGGGCCGGCAGCGGATGCGTGCTCGGTGGCGTTCGCGGAACTGTGGGCGCGCTGCATAGACGGCGCGCACCCGGGGTGGGTGGCGCGTACCGCGTGCGAGTGGGAGTACTACTTCGCCACGCAGGCCCATGAGGCGATCGGCAGGCTCCGCGGGACCCCTGCCGACATGGAAACCTATCTGCAGGTCCGACGGGGTATCGCCGGCACCGACCTGCCGCTGTCCCTGGGCGAGCGGGCCGCTGGCATCACCATCCCGGCCGGTGCCTTCCACAGCCCGCACCTGCGGATCATGCGCCAGGCCGCCATCGACGTCACCTTCATGTGCAACGACGTCTACTCCCTGGAGAAGGAGGAAGCCCGTGGCGACATGGACAACCTCGTCCTCGTCCTCGAACATACCCAGGCGTGCACCCGCGAGGAAGCGATCGCGGCTGCGGTCCGGGAAGTCGACGCTCGTGTCGAGCGGTTCCGGGAGCAGACCCGCCAGATCCCGGCCATGTGCCTGCACCTCGGCCTCACCGGTCCCCAGCGAACCGCGGTGGCCACGTATGCCGAGGTCATGGGGTTCTGGATGACCGGCTACCACGCCTGGCAGACCCAGACCCGCCGCTATACCAGCGCGCTCCAGATCGTCCCTCACACCGGGCCCGGCTACTTCGACGAGGTCCTGGGAGCGTAG